One Misgurnus anguillicaudatus chromosome 19, ASM2758022v2, whole genome shotgun sequence genomic region harbors:
- the LOC141351265 gene encoding uncharacterized protein: MKDPQPCRIKTEETEEQIDMIEVKKESQDEVDEKHQIVKINHNVSQKGTLRTKDIKCEKSFSKDGRPENHKKTHSEEKPFTCHLCEKSFRVKSKLEIHMRTHTGEKPYKCPLCGKSFAVESTLKTHVRIHTGEKPYTCLQCGKSFISSSDLTRHTRIHTGEKPHACHECGNRFTTSGTLKKHLRFHTGEKPFTCNLCGKSFTVEFSLKTHMRIHTGEKPYTCNLCGKSFKSSSGLTRHARIHTGEKPHACHECGNQFTTSDTLKKHLRIHTGEKHYTCDLCGKSFRDKSSLNIHARIHTREKLFTNHECKKSFRSKNNLNPLTGAALFEWGVLPKMLTGNEESTVIYQQHSFTPADELFFKEKNGVTESMKPLRGQRSREEILAVEVGGVWGSCYKQSTNLEKGGKSKSCVPLTFAYSTNLKKEGKVPVLQYASLLAART; this comes from the exons ACATGATAGAAGTGAAAAAGGAGAGTCAAGATGAAGTGGATGAGAAACAtcagattgtaaaaataaaccataatgTTTCACAGAAAGGAACTCTGAGAACAAAAGACATaaagtgtgaaaagagtttcagtAAAGATGGACGCCCTGAGAATCACAAGAAGACTCACAGCGAGGAGAAGCCTTTCACATGTCATctgtgtgaaaagagttttagaGTTAAAAGTAAACTTGAGATTCACATGAgaactcacactggagagaaaccttacaagTGTCCActgtgtggaaagagcttcGCAGTTGAATCTACCCTTAAGACACACGTGAggattcacaccggagagaaaccttacacatgtcttcagtgtggaaagagttttatatCTTCAAGTGACCTTACGAGACACACAAgaattcacaccggagagaaaccacACGCGTGCCATGAGTGTGGAAACCGGTTTACAACCTCAGGTACCCTTAAGAAACATTTGAGatttcacaccggagagaaaccattCACATGTAatctgtgtggaaagagtttcacagTTGAATTTAGCCTTAAGacacacatgagaattcacactggagagaaaccttacacatgtaatctgtgtggaaagagttttaaatCTTCAAGTGGCCTTACGAGACACGCAAgaattcacaccggagagaaaccacACGCGTGCCATGAGTGTGGAAACCAGTTTACAACCTCAGATACGCTTAAGAAACAtttgagaattcacactggagagaaacatTATACATGTGAtttgtgtggaaagagtttcagagatAAAAGTAGCCTTAACATACATGCAAGGATTCACACCAGAGAGAAACTGTTCACAAACCATGagtgtaaaaaaagtttcagaAGTAAAAATAACCTTAACCCTTTAACcggcgcagccctttttgagtggggaGTG CTGCCAAAGATGTTGACTGGCAATGAGGAGAGCACTGTCATCTATCAGCAGCACAGCTTTACTCCTGCAGATGAACTGTtcttcaaagaaaaaaatggggTCACTGAGAGCATG AAGCCACTTCGAGGCCAGAGGAGTCGTGAGGAGATTCTAGCCGTTGAGGTCGGTGGAGTGTGGG GTTCGTGCTATAAGCAAAG cacgaacctgGAAAAGGGAGGAAAGTCCAAGTCTTGTGTACcacttacctttgcttacagcacaAACCTGAAAAAGGAGGGAAAAGTCCCAGTCTTGCAGTACGCATCTCTGCTCGCAGCACGAACCTGA